Proteins encoded in a region of the Geovibrio ferrireducens genome:
- a CDS encoding 50S ribosomal protein L11 methyltransferase produces the protein MKEYRYFIRSEELEEALLDMELTVIEDDFKNEEVVFIVYSQDDLSSVFNDFGMEFTVKDVSETGWEDKWKEFLQPGWLTDNVYYCFDTETSAPHGRVVRIIPALAFGTGTHATTQAAARLLEGVAEGRRVADVGCGSAILAITASVCGAEKVYAFDIDDLAMGNARENIELNRCTNISAWTGGIESLKEHADVIVANIITKVLKSIHADVAARKPEYIVYSGILQEEYDEFMNSIDTDGYEIDAACEVKEWKGVRLKRCSV, from the coding sequence ATGAAAGAATATAGATATTTTATACGCAGCGAGGAGCTTGAAGAAGCTCTTCTTGATATGGAACTTACTGTTATAGAAGATGATTTTAAGAATGAGGAAGTTGTTTTCATAGTATATTCACAGGATGATCTCAGCAGTGTTTTCAATGACTTCGGTATGGAGTTCACCGTAAAGGATGTCAGTGAAACAGGCTGGGAGGATAAATGGAAGGAATTTTTACAGCCCGGCTGGCTCACAGATAATGTTTACTACTGCTTTGATACCGAAACATCAGCGCCGCACGGCAGGGTAGTACGCATTATTCCCGCTCTCGCCTTCGGAACCGGAACACACGCCACGACACAGGCTGCGGCAAGGCTTCTGGAAGGTGTGGCAGAAGGCAGGAGAGTCGCAGATGTGGGCTGCGGAAGTGCGATACTCGCCATAACTGCCTCAGTCTGCGGTGCGGAGAAAGTATATGCGTTTGATATTGATGACCTTGCCATGGGCAATGCCCGTGAAAACATTGAGCTTAACCGCTGCACAAATATCAGCGCATGGACCGGCGGCATAGAAAGCCTGAAAGAGCATGCGGATGTGATCGTGGCAAACATAATCACAAAGGTGCTCAAAAGCATACATGCGGATGTGGCGGCCCGAAAACCGGAGTATATAGTTTACTCAGGTATACTACAGGAAGAGTATGACGAATTTATGAACAGTATAGATACTGATGGCTATGAAATTGATGCAGCTTGTGAGGTTAAGGAATGGAAAGGAGTGCGTCTTAAAAGATGCTCGGTGTAA
- a CDS encoding metallophosphoesterase family protein, with the protein MLGVIGDIHGCVRTLDALLERLFGEYDIHRLIFLGDIVDRGRYSKEVCDLIIDLKKHYDVTLLLGNHEDVMLDYFRSSLRYGPKQFMKLGGDKTISSFTGGRFDKELAQGKDVSLAAYRYFEPYMDFFSSAQICDSMDYGFFKLHFSHAGIGDGSGNGDDESFSPQFRFAWSRNTDRRKTTYFGYSMVHGHTPVVKIDPQINPNRPYVNRNKKGEICSVNLDTGCVYGYFLSSMIIDDNGDFEFESMKYKDKG; encoded by the coding sequence ATGCTCGGTGTAATAGGAGATATTCACGGCTGCGTAAGAACCCTTGATGCGCTTCTGGAAAGGCTTTTCGGTGAGTACGACATACACAGGCTTATTTTCCTCGGCGACATAGTGGACAGGGGCAGATACTCAAAAGAGGTCTGCGATCTTATCATCGACCTGAAAAAACATTATGATGTCACTCTCCTTCTGGGCAACCACGAGGATGTTATGCTGGATTACTTCCGCTCCTCACTGCGTTACGGCCCTAAGCAGTTTATGAAGCTGGGCGGGGATAAAACCATAAGCTCCTTCACGGGCGGAAGGTTTGATAAGGAGCTGGCGCAGGGTAAGGACGTTTCCCTTGCCGCATACAGGTATTTTGAGCCTTACATGGACTTTTTCAGTTCCGCACAGATATGCGACAGCATGGATTACGGCTTCTTTAAGCTCCACTTCTCCCACGCCGGTATCGGCGACGGCTCCGGCAACGGGGATGACGAGTCATTCAGCCCTCAGTTCAGGTTCGCCTGGTCAAGGAATACAGACAGGCGCAAAACCACATACTTCGGCTACTCCATGGTGCACGGGCACACCCCCGTGGTTAAGATAGACCCGCAGATTAACCCTAATAGGCCTTACGTCAACCGTAACAAAAAAGGGGAGATCTGCTCCGTTAACCTTGATACCGGCTGTGTGTACGGTTATTTTCTCAGTTCAATGATTATAGACGACAACGGGGATTTCGAGTTTGAATCCATGAAGTATAAGGATAAAGGCTGA
- a CDS encoding RsmE family RNA methyltransferase, whose amino-acid sequence MKRIWLDEVSGSSCELRDDAHHYIKTVLRSREGDEFGILTPERLCTARVAQINNKFTLLDILTERPVVRPDYRLSVYQCVLKREYMDFAVEKYAELGVTEIIPVISARSMKDVKDKSFGRYHDIAVKAVLQSENEHVPVIHPPVHLEDISADNTEKLLFYERKEGKEPLKVQSRDVAMIIGCEGGFEDEEVETLTTKGFRVVSPFTPVLKAETAAVVFTGLVRMELE is encoded by the coding sequence ATGAAAAGGATCTGGCTTGACGAGGTTTCAGGCTCATCCTGCGAACTGCGGGACGATGCGCATCATTATATAAAAACCGTTCTGAGAAGCAGGGAAGGGGATGAGTTCGGCATCCTCACTCCGGAAAGGCTCTGCACTGCCAGAGTTGCGCAGATAAACAATAAATTCACCCTGCTGGACATCCTCACGGAGCGCCCAGTGGTCAGGCCGGATTACAGGCTTTCTGTTTATCAGTGCGTACTCAAGCGGGAATATATGGATTTTGCCGTTGAGAAATACGCAGAACTTGGCGTTACGGAGATTATACCCGTAATCAGCGCCCGCAGTATGAAGGATGTGAAAGATAAATCCTTCGGCAGGTATCACGACATAGCGGTTAAGGCGGTTCTCCAGAGCGAAAACGAGCATGTGCCTGTGATTCACCCTCCTGTTCATCTGGAGGATATTTCGGCTGACAATACGGAAAAGCTCCTCTTTTATGAGCGCAAAGAAGGTAAGGAACCGTTGAAGGTGCAGTCCCGCGATGTCGCCATGATAATAGGCTGTGAAGGCGGCTTTGAGGATGAAGAGGTCGAAACACTGACAACAAAGGGTTTCCGTGTTGTTTCACCGTTTACTCCGGTACTCAAGGCTGAAACGGCAGCGGTTGTCTTCACAGGGTTAGTCAGGATGGAGCTTGAATGA
- a CDS encoding nucleoside deaminase, whose protein sequence is MTEFQFTDDDIRFMRLAMEQAEEARAEGEVPIGAVVVKDGEVIGRGRNAKAVAKTATSHAEIIAIEDASRNTGDWRLDECSLYVTVEPCLMCAGTIIHSRIRNVVFGVPEPKFGGVISLANTFDIQGLNHRVSYKHGLFQDEIREMLKSFFRELRSRQQ, encoded by the coding sequence ATGACGGAGTTTCAGTTTACTGATGACGACATAAGGTTCATGCGGCTTGCCATGGAACAGGCTGAGGAAGCCCGCGCGGAAGGAGAGGTTCCCATCGGCGCGGTGGTGGTTAAAGACGGTGAGGTAATAGGCAGGGGCAGAAACGCCAAGGCCGTTGCCAAAACTGCCACAAGCCATGCGGAGATAATCGCCATAGAGGATGCGTCAAGAAACACGGGTGACTGGCGGCTGGATGAATGCAGCCTGTACGTAACCGTTGAACCTTGCCTCATGTGCGCGGGGACAATCATCCACTCCCGCATACGCAATGTTGTTTTCGGCGTACCTGAACCCAAGTTCGGCGGAGTGATCAGCCTTGCAAACACCTTTGATATTCAGGGGCTTAACCACAGGGTAAGCTACAAACACGGGCTGTTTCAGGACGAGATACGGGAAATGCTGAAAAGCTTTTTCAGGGAACTCAGAAGCAGACAGCAGTAG
- a CDS encoding DMT family transporter, with the protein MLRGIVYSLLSALCFSTLVIIAKFGFDSGMSSAQMLFYRFAFGALTTAAFLISTGRKNAFIIERRTLVKIVLIGGTMFLPQSFFFILSIKYIPVVTAELVLYFYPTAVVLISWLVLKKSLNRLHLIAAAVAFAGSALILFEAFSSNMSLTGLLLAMMAMLTFSSYMLITHNILEKTDPFALSFYLMATASVILSFGLPEGSFSLTPYKLSLALMLGIIPSFLATIFLYKALKEIGSSMTSIASSIEPALTVVLAHIFLGEKTAAMQIIGMIMIMLGIILPMWSSLFIKRKAVTQF; encoded by the coding sequence GTGCTTAGGGGCATTGTTTATTCCCTGTTATCGGCTCTGTGCTTCTCCACGCTTGTTATCATAGCCAAATTCGGCTTCGATTCGGGCATGTCCTCCGCGCAGATGCTCTTTTACCGCTTTGCTTTCGGCGCGCTTACCACAGCGGCTTTCCTCATTTCCACCGGAAGAAAAAACGCTTTCATCATTGAGCGGCGGACACTGGTTAAAATAGTCCTCATAGGCGGAACCATGTTTCTGCCGCAGAGCTTCTTCTTTATCTTGTCCATCAAATATATACCTGTTGTTACGGCTGAGCTTGTGCTTTATTTCTACCCCACTGCCGTGGTGCTTATATCATGGCTGGTGCTGAAAAAATCCCTCAACCGCCTGCATCTCATAGCGGCTGCCGTGGCCTTTGCGGGCTCGGCACTGATACTGTTCGAAGCTTTCAGCTCAAACATGAGCCTCACCGGACTTCTTCTGGCTATGATGGCTATGCTGACATTTTCCTCATACATGCTGATCACACATAATATTCTGGAAAAAACAGACCCTTTTGCCCTGAGCTTTTACCTGATGGCAACAGCATCCGTCATCCTATCATTCGGTCTTCCGGAGGGTTCATTCAGCCTCACACCCTACAAACTCAGCCTTGCGCTTATGCTGGGAATAATCCCTTCGTTTCTGGCAACCATATTTTTATATAAAGCATTAAAAGAGATAGGCTCGTCCATGACCTCCATAGCCTCATCCATAGAACCCGCACTCACTGTGGTTCTCGCGCATATTTTCCTCGGAGAGAAGACAGCCGCCATGCAGATAATAGGTATGATTATGATAATGCTGGGGATTATTCTGCCAATGTGGAGCAGTTTGTTTATAAAAAGAAAGGCGGTAACTCAGTTCTGA
- the priA gene encoding replication restart helicase PriA, whose translation MKALTYYDILLPVPAGGVYTYISHTPLIRGQRVRVPLASRVLPGIVLGEAKELREGVKYREVAETFEESSVFTDHFLRLIDAMADYYVNPPGLTLAGTISKTVVESEPCPVPVKKLNTAEDLKLNADQQGIYESISADRGKFSVHLIHGVTGSGKTEIYVELAKDVIAAGQKVLYLVPEISLTPQMVERISKRLGFEVPSYHSRHTPKKRREAFWSFAKGEAPVLIGARSALFVPAENIGLIIVDEEHEQSYKQEEAPAYQLRDMAVLYGSILGATVILGSATPSLESMYNAKTGKYKLHRLTTRHAACMPLMQIVDMKACDPIDHIISERLYDELSATVQRGEQAILLINRKGYSHTLYCEKCGKTVHCPNCSVALTWYKSRNVTKCHYCASEYKVPHCTHCGSTQTRDYGAGTERVAEVLEQLLGIPVLKLDTDSVTSQGKLSKMLDDFRDGKFKVLVGTQLVAKGLHFPDVTLSAVLNLDNMFSLPDFRAHERAFQLLVQLSGRSGRCEKPGKVIIQTYSPEMDIFDMAINRPDDFYEFEMTRREPFGYPPAGKLCRLIFSHSREETVYDAAHSVKQALSSLPAGIDIKKPTQAPVYKIRNKYRYSILMKSSDTALLKRAIHTAVSAFNKLGKTAVIMKVDRDPYFFM comes from the coding sequence TTGAAAGCTTTGACATATTACGATATTCTTCTGCCGGTTCCCGCAGGCGGCGTTTATACTTACATATCCCATACGCCGCTCATACGGGGACAAAGGGTCAGAGTTCCTCTGGCCTCCAGAGTGCTCCCCGGAATTGTTCTGGGTGAGGCGAAGGAACTCAGAGAAGGTGTAAAATATCGTGAAGTAGCTGAAACCTTTGAGGAATCATCCGTTTTTACCGACCATTTTCTCAGACTGATAGATGCCATGGCGGACTACTACGTGAATCCGCCCGGCCTCACTCTGGCAGGCACCATATCGAAAACAGTTGTGGAGTCAGAGCCCTGCCCCGTTCCCGTTAAAAAACTGAACACAGCAGAAGACCTTAAGCTCAATGCAGATCAGCAAGGCATTTATGAAAGCATATCCGCTGACCGCGGGAAGTTCTCGGTTCATCTCATACACGGTGTCACAGGGAGCGGAAAAACCGAGATATATGTTGAGCTCGCAAAGGATGTCATAGCCGCCGGACAAAAGGTGCTTTATCTTGTTCCTGAAATCTCACTGACTCCGCAGATGGTGGAGCGCATATCAAAAAGGCTTGGTTTTGAGGTTCCCTCATACCACAGCAGACACACGCCGAAAAAACGCAGGGAGGCATTCTGGAGCTTCGCAAAGGGCGAGGCGCCTGTGCTCATAGGTGCAAGAAGCGCCCTGTTTGTTCCTGCGGAGAATATCGGGCTGATCATCGTGGATGAAGAGCATGAGCAGAGCTACAAGCAGGAGGAAGCACCGGCCTATCAGCTTCGGGATATGGCAGTGCTTTACGGAAGCATTCTGGGCGCAACTGTTATTCTCGGCAGCGCAACCCCTTCTCTTGAGAGCATGTATAATGCAAAAACAGGCAAGTATAAGCTCCACAGACTCACAACACGCCATGCCGCCTGTATGCCGCTGATGCAGATAGTTGATATGAAAGCCTGCGACCCAATAGACCACATAATATCCGAAAGGCTCTATGACGAGCTTTCCGCCACTGTTCAGCGTGGAGAACAGGCGATACTGCTCATAAACCGCAAGGGCTATTCCCATACACTTTACTGCGAAAAATGCGGCAAAACTGTCCACTGCCCCAACTGCTCCGTTGCACTCACATGGTACAAATCAAGAAACGTAACCAAATGCCACTACTGCGCATCGGAATACAAAGTTCCTCACTGCACACACTGCGGCAGTACACAGACCAGAGACTACGGCGCAGGAACAGAGCGTGTGGCAGAGGTTCTGGAACAGCTTCTGGGAATCCCTGTTCTCAAGCTTGACACCGACAGTGTGACATCTCAGGGAAAACTCAGCAAAATGCTGGACGATTTCCGTGACGGCAAATTCAAGGTGCTTGTGGGCACACAGCTTGTCGCCAAGGGGCTCCATTTCCCCGATGTAACCTTATCCGCCGTGCTGAATCTGGACAACATGTTTTCCCTGCCCGATTTCAGGGCGCATGAGCGTGCTTTTCAGCTTCTGGTGCAGCTTTCCGGCCGTTCGGGAAGATGCGAAAAGCCCGGCAAGGTAATTATCCAGACCTATTCGCCGGAGATGGATATATTTGACATGGCAATAAACAGGCCGGATGATTTCTACGAATTTGAGATGACGCGCCGTGAGCCCTTCGGCTATCCCCCTGCGGGCAAGCTTTGCAGGCTTATTTTCAGCCACTCCAGAGAGGAAACTGTCTATGATGCCGCCCACAGCGTGAAACAGGCTCTGAGCTCCCTCCCGGCGGGGATAGACATCAAAAAGCCCACACAGGCTCCGGTTTATAAAATACGCAATAAGTACAGGTATTCCATCCTTATGAAAAGCAGTGACACCGCCCTGCTCAAGCGGGCAATCCATACCGCCGTGTCAGCGTTCAATAAACTCGGCAAAACAGCAGTCATAATGAAGGTTGACCGCGATCCATACTTCTTTATGTAG
- a CDS encoding long-chain-fatty-acid--CoA ligase, which produces MNFNNLAQMLIDRAKIQPKKVYIHFQEAKITYGEANRLTNKIASALQLKGIEKGDRVAIMLENSPEFVFTLFAAFKCGAMVVPVNTFLKRDEVAYILKDSGAKIFVTSSEFHEVANKIEKEVKNLKAVMAYQQTAFRSENLYIVSENLSDKDVKPDVTEMDSALLIYSSGTTGHPKGAELTHRNLIANAAACASRFDVRSKEKFLLFLPSFHSYAMMTCLILPTFSGSSVIILEGVNDLKKKSFKNILVFKRPTFFLGVPQVYTALLKSKMPAWFIKFIYPIRLHVSGGAPLPEETLRQFKNKFGKTIVEGYGLSEASPVVSVNLLNKQKPLSVGPALDGVQVKVVDESEMEVPVGTVGELIVKGPNVMKGYWNMPGLTETTIRNGWLFTGDLAKVDKEGFIYIVDRKKDLILVKGMNVYPREIEEVLHKYEGVEAAAVIGLPDEASGEVPDAYIKPKEGANLDIKDIKKYLREKLANYKIPRHIYIRQDLPLTATGKVLKRELKREVLSGHFHTGHHPED; this is translated from the coding sequence ATGAATTTTAACAATCTTGCCCAGATGCTTATTGACAGGGCAAAAATCCAGCCGAAAAAAGTTTATATTCATTTTCAGGAAGCAAAAATAACCTACGGCGAAGCAAACAGGCTTACAAACAAGATTGCCTCCGCCTTACAGCTTAAAGGGATAGAAAAAGGGGACAGAGTAGCTATAATGCTTGAGAACTCCCCTGAGTTCGTCTTCACTTTGTTTGCCGCATTCAAATGCGGAGCCATGGTTGTTCCCGTTAACACATTCCTCAAGAGAGACGAAGTAGCCTATATCCTCAAGGACAGCGGCGCAAAAATATTTGTCACATCATCTGAATTTCACGAAGTTGCAAACAAGATAGAAAAAGAGGTTAAAAACCTCAAAGCAGTTATGGCATACCAGCAGACTGCGTTCCGTTCGGAAAACCTTTATATTGTTTCAGAAAACCTTTCGGATAAGGATGTTAAGCCTGATGTCACAGAGATGGACTCAGCCCTTCTCATTTACTCCTCCGGCACAACAGGCCACCCCAAGGGGGCTGAGCTCACCCACAGAAACCTTATAGCGAACGCTGCGGCATGCGCTTCCAGATTTGATGTGCGCTCTAAAGAGAAGTTCCTGCTTTTCCTCCCCTCCTTCCATTCATATGCTATGATGACGTGTCTTATACTGCCTACATTCAGCGGTTCCTCCGTCATCATTCTGGAAGGAGTCAACGACCTTAAAAAGAAAAGCTTCAAGAATATACTTGTTTTCAAACGCCCCACCTTCTTCCTCGGCGTTCCGCAGGTTTATACCGCTCTGCTTAAGTCAAAAATGCCCGCATGGTTCATTAAGTTTATATACCCCATCAGGCTCCATGTAAGCGGAGGCGCGCCCCTGCCGGAGGAAACACTCAGGCAGTTCAAAAACAAGTTCGGCAAAACAATTGTTGAGGGCTACGGCCTTTCAGAGGCATCGCCCGTTGTTTCCGTTAACCTGCTTAATAAACAGAAACCCCTTTCAGTCGGCCCCGCCCTTGACGGCGTGCAGGTGAAGGTAGTTGATGAAAGCGAGATGGAAGTTCCTGTCGGCACAGTGGGCGAGCTCATTGTAAAAGGCCCCAACGTAATGAAGGGTTACTGGAATATGCCCGGCCTCACAGAAACCACTATCCGCAACGGATGGCTCTTCACAGGGGATCTTGCTAAAGTTGACAAGGAAGGGTTTATCTATATTGTTGACCGCAAAAAGGATCTTATCCTCGTCAAAGGCATGAACGTTTACCCCAGAGAGATTGAGGAAGTTCTTCACAAATACGAAGGCGTGGAAGCGGCTGCCGTTATAGGTCTGCCTGATGAAGCCAGCGGCGAAGTGCCTGATGCCTACATCAAACCGAAGGAAGGCGCTAATCTGGATATTAAAGATATTAAAAAGTATCTCCGCGAAAAACTCGCAAACTATAAAATACCCCGTCATATCTACATAAGGCAGGATCTCCCTCTGACTGCCACCGGCAAGGTTCTCAAGCGTGAGCTTAAGAGAGAGGTTCTTTCCGGCCACTTCCACACGGGGCATCACCCGGAGGATTGA
- a CDS encoding Maf family protein encodes MIQKIILASGSPRRRELMTRIGFNFQYVTSDIKEDFTDDPDFGHQAMRLAAMKAYNVANIYDEAYIIGADTIVVLDGVIYGKPKDADDARNTLRALSGKKHQVITGVALVNKRESLCERFYETTDVYFRKYGDEFINWYIETEEPFDKAGSYAIQGKGCLMTEKIDGDYDNVVGLPVSRLFQHLIKSGIKPGGLHEF; translated from the coding sequence ATGATTCAGAAAATAATACTTGCCAGCGGCTCACCAAGGCGAAGAGAGCTTATGACCCGCATCGGCTTTAATTTTCAGTATGTAACGTCAGACATCAAAGAAGACTTCACGGATGACCCCGACTTCGGTCATCAGGCAATGCGCCTTGCCGCTATGAAAGCCTACAACGTGGCAAATATCTATGACGAAGCCTACATCATCGGCGCTGACACAATAGTTGTGCTGGACGGCGTGATATACGGCAAACCGAAAGACGCTGACGATGCAAGAAACACTCTCCGCGCGCTCAGCGGCAAAAAGCATCAGGTTATCACAGGCGTTGCCCTCGTGAACAAGCGCGAAAGCCTGTGCGAAAGATTTTATGAAACAACAGACGTTTACTTCCGCAAATACGGTGATGAGTTCATCAACTGGTATATAGAAACAGAGGAACCTTTTGACAAGGCAGGCTCATACGCGATTCAGGGAAAGGGCTGCCTGATGACTGAAAAAATAGACGGGGACTATGACAACGTTGTCGGTCTGCCCGTAAGCAGACTCTTTCAGCATTTAATTAAATCAGGCATAAAACCGGGGGGACTGCATGAATTTTAA
- a CDS encoding Gx transporter family protein, with product MSIVFGIAENFIGLPLPGLRLGLANIGIMLAITMLDFKAAFAVAFLKAIIVPLVTGNFIVKISIGLPATLASTFFMLTYFKLCGRFITSVSMGALGGLVHIAVQFFMANTFYIQSPAIYGLLPYFAAISVACGVFTGYAALMIDGYLKKSQERSRKI from the coding sequence TTGTCCATTGTTTTCGGCATAGCGGAAAACTTCATCGGCCTTCCTCTGCCGGGGCTCAGACTGGGTCTTGCCAATATAGGGATTATGCTGGCCATAACCATGCTTGATTTCAAGGCTGCTTTTGCCGTGGCATTTCTCAAAGCAATCATAGTTCCGCTGGTAACAGGCAACTTTATTGTCAAGATTTCCATAGGATTACCAGCAACTTTAGCGTCAACATTTTTCATGCTGACATATTTTAAATTATGCGGTAGATTCATAACTTCGGTCAGTATGGGAGCGCTGGGCGGGCTGGTGCATATCGCCGTTCAGTTCTTTATGGCTAATACATTCTACATTCAGAGCCCTGCGATTTACGGGCTTCTCCCCTATTTCGCCGCGATCTCCGTTGCATGCGGAGTTTTCACAGGTTATGCGGCGCTTATGATAGACGGATACCTGAAAAAATCGCAGGAACGGAGCAGAAAAATATGA
- a CDS encoding NusG domain II-containing protein, protein MKIKAADIVVIALLFCSVFFIKNLFVPSGVPALILVTAKGEKELSFRDQLYDLKEETGHEMVVEVKDGKARIKESDCPNQICVLTGWVSSCGEAAVCIPNKVAVYVRCENDNTGLDAISR, encoded by the coding sequence TTGAAAATTAAAGCTGCGGATATAGTTGTAATTGCCTTACTGTTCTGCTCTGTATTTTTCATAAAAAATCTGTTTGTCCCGTCCGGAGTTCCTGCACTGATTCTGGTTACTGCAAAAGGTGAAAAGGAGCTCTCCTTCCGAGATCAGCTTTATGATCTCAAGGAGGAAACAGGGCATGAGATGGTTGTGGAAGTCAAAGACGGAAAAGCGAGAATAAAGGAATCGGACTGCCCAAACCAGATATGTGTGCTCACAGGCTGGGTTTCCTCCTGCGGAGAGGCTGCCGTATGTATTCCCAACAAGGTTGCTGTTTATGTCAGATGCGAAAACGATAATACCGGACTTGACGCCATATCAAGATAG
- a CDS encoding FAD:protein FMN transferase, with protein MRKTALFLCVILFTAACTDKFEKRQFYAMGTLVEITHKKDSSLKQVIRTINEYEEQVKSFEEKYNSAPAGSAFEISPLWEILFKKSYDYKAISKDRFDIRALSLTGLYGFPEGPYDLPSPERYAAATDAIKNMPLLFVDGKLVKEDERLRISTGAFSKGMIVDKAVEVMKQNGALSGIINAGGDLYAFGKKNKSRWRVGIRHPDDSNKVISTISISDKAVATSGDYERFFMKNGIRYNHIFDMVTMEPASLYRSVSVIADNCETADGLSTVFFLLPEADAAEACKRTGTPVLIYTHDDRVVKLCGWESFEN; from the coding sequence ATGCGGAAAACAGCTTTATTTTTGTGTGTGATACTTTTTACGGCTGCCTGCACAGACAAGTTTGAAAAAAGGCAGTTTTATGCAATGGGAACCCTTGTGGAGATTACCCACAAAAAGGATTCGAGCCTGAAACAGGTCATACGCACCATAAACGAGTATGAGGAGCAGGTTAAATCCTTCGAGGAAAAATACAACAGCGCCCCCGCAGGCTCCGCCTTTGAAATAAGCCCGCTGTGGGAAATACTCTTCAAAAAATCATACGATTACAAAGCTATTTCCAAAGATAGGTTCGATATAAGAGCACTCAGCCTCACAGGGCTTTACGGTTTCCCCGAAGGGCCGTATGACCTTCCGTCCCCCGAAAGATACGCAGCCGCAACAGACGCTATTAAAAACATGCCTCTGCTTTTTGTGGACGGCAAGCTGGTTAAAGAGGATGAAAGGCTCAGGATTTCCACCGGAGCCTTCTCAAAAGGGATGATAGTTGATAAGGCTGTGGAAGTGATGAAGCAGAACGGAGCCCTGTCAGGCATAATAAACGCCGGGGGGGATCTTTACGCATTCGGCAAAAAGAACAAATCCCGCTGGAGAGTGGGAATCCGCCACCCTGATGATTCCAATAAGGTTATCTCCACCATATCAATCTCTGACAAGGCTGTAGCCACCAGCGGCGACTATGAACGTTTTTTCATGAAAAACGGCATACGCTACAACCATATATTTGATATGGTCACCATGGAGCCCGCAAGCCTGTACAGAAGCGTAAGCGTAATAGCCGACAACTGCGAAACCGCAGACGGACTTTCCACAGTGTTTTTCCTGCTGCCGGAAGCTGATGCGGCGGAAGCCTGCAAACGCACCGGAACCCCTGTTCTTATATACACTCACGATGACCGTGTTGTAAAACTCTGCGGATGGGAAAGCTTTGAAAATTAA
- the amrS gene encoding AmmeMemoRadiSam system radical SAM enzyme codes for MISNGKSGICLIRKNINGRLFQTAYGELAALGVDPVEKKPLYHFHPGSSILSIGTNGCNFRCDFCQNWHISTAETPRKQTTPAELAAEAVQTGSTGIAFTYNEPTIWYEFVYDCAAEFKKQGLKNVIVSNGYINEAPLAELIPLIDAANIDLKGFTEKFYKETLGSLEPVKRTITALYESGVSVEVTNLLIPGKNDDEQDFESMCRWLASVSPDIPLHISAYFPAYKSTIRPTEPETVIRMKKTAEKHLRYVYAGNIKNENNSSLCPHCKTVLVRRSGYEVKSFLKTNRCPGCGKQLYFCV; via the coding sequence TTGATAAGCAACGGTAAAAGCGGCATATGCCTCATACGCAAAAACATAAACGGCAGACTTTTTCAGACGGCATACGGCGAGCTGGCCGCATTAGGCGTTGACCCTGTTGAAAAAAAACCTCTGTACCACTTTCATCCCGGAAGCTCTATATTGAGCATTGGTACAAACGGGTGTAATTTCCGGTGTGATTTCTGCCAGAACTGGCACATAAGCACCGCTGAAACCCCAAGAAAACAGACCACACCGGCAGAACTGGCCGCTGAAGCGGTGCAGACAGGCAGCACAGGCATTGCCTTTACTTACAATGAACCAACCATATGGTATGAATTTGTTTACGACTGCGCTGCCGAGTTCAAAAAACAAGGACTGAAAAACGTGATTGTTTCCAACGGTTATATAAACGAAGCCCCCCTCGCGGAGCTTATACCTCTCATTGATGCCGCCAACATCGACCTGAAAGGCTTCACTGAGAAGTTCTATAAAGAAACACTGGGCAGCCTTGAACCCGTGAAAAGAACGATCACCGCTCTTTATGAATCCGGCGTTTCTGTTGAAGTCACCAACCTTTTAATCCCCGGTAAAAATGATGATGAGCAGGACTTTGAGTCCATGTGCCGCTGGCTTGCCTCAGTAAGCCCGGATATTCCGCTGCATATTTCGGCCTACTTCCCGGCCTATAAATCCACAATCCGCCCTACGGAGCCCGAAACTGTTATCAGAATGAAGAAAACAGCAGAAAAGCACCTGAGATACGTTTATGCGGGAAACATAAAAAATGAAAATAACAGCAGCTTATGCCCGCACTGCAAAACTGTTCTTGTAAGACGAAGCGGTTACGAAGTAAAATCTTTCCTTAAAACTAACAGGTGTCCCGGATGCGGAAAACAGCTTTATTTTTGTGTGTGA